A single genomic interval of halophilic archaeon DL31 harbors:
- a CDS encoding Catalase-peroxidase (PFAM: Haem peroxidase, plant/fungal/bacterial~TIGRFAM: Catalase-peroxidase haem~HAMAP: Catalase-peroxidase haem~KEGG: hbo:Hbor_03690 catalase/peroxidase hpi): MNGRGQDWWPNQLNLEILDQNARAVGPMGEEFDYAEAFESLDLDVVKADIEEVLTDSQEWWPADYGHYGPLMIRMAWHSAGSYRTGDGRGGAAGGRQRFAPLNSWPDNVNLDKARRLLWPVKEKYGQKLSWADLIVLTGNVAMESMGFETYGFAGGREDAYEPDKAVDWGPEEEWLGDERHDEEGNLDEPLGADHMGLIYVNPEGPRGEPNPREAADYIRQAFDRMAMNDEETAALIAGGHTFGKSHGAAPDEHLGADPEEAPIDLEGMGWENDFGSGKGDDTITSGIEGPWTQTPTMWDTTFIDNLLDHEWELEEGPGGAWQWTPKHEEIQDSVPGAHDSSEMVDPMMLTTDVALKKDPDYLEIIERFQENPDEFQEAFAKAWYKLIHRDMGPPVRFLGPEVPDEEMLWQDPVPDADYDLVDDAAVEELKQTLLDSELSRSQLAKTAWASASTYRDSDKRGGANGARLRLEPQRSWDVNEPEELATVLETLEGIQSAFNDSRSDDVRVSLADLIVLGGYAAVEQAAAAAGYDVELTFEPGRTDASQEQTDVESFQALKPQADGFRNYISDDAERSAEELLVDKAELLNLTTNEMTVLVAGMRELGANYQEADHGVFTDNPGTLSTDFFETLLDMEYEWEPVSDDEYEFELRNRETGDVEHETTRFDLVFGSNSRLRAIAEVYGAADGEAQFVQEFADAWSKVMRNDRFDLE, from the coding sequence ATGAATGGACGTGGCCAAGATTGGTGGCCGAATCAGTTGAACCTGGAGATCCTCGACCAGAACGCCCGAGCAGTCGGGCCGATGGGCGAGGAGTTCGATTACGCGGAAGCGTTCGAATCGCTCGACCTCGATGTAGTGAAAGCAGATATCGAAGAAGTGCTCACGGATTCACAGGAGTGGTGGCCCGCTGACTACGGCCACTACGGTCCGCTAATGATCCGGATGGCCTGGCACAGCGCCGGGAGCTATCGGACCGGCGACGGCCGCGGCGGTGCGGCGGGCGGCCGACAGCGATTCGCCCCGCTGAACAGCTGGCCGGACAACGTCAACCTCGACAAGGCACGACGCCTGCTCTGGCCAGTCAAAGAGAAGTACGGCCAGAAACTCTCGTGGGCGGACCTGATTGTACTGACCGGGAACGTCGCAATGGAGTCAATGGGCTTCGAGACGTACGGCTTCGCCGGCGGGCGTGAGGACGCCTACGAGCCGGACAAGGCAGTCGACTGGGGCCCGGAAGAGGAGTGGCTCGGCGACGAGCGCCACGACGAGGAGGGGAATCTCGACGAGCCCCTCGGCGCCGACCACATGGGCCTCATCTACGTCAACCCCGAGGGGCCACGTGGGGAGCCGAACCCGCGCGAGGCTGCGGATTACATCCGGCAGGCGTTCGACCGGATGGCGATGAACGACGAGGAGACGGCCGCGCTCATCGCCGGCGGACACACGTTCGGGAAGAGCCACGGGGCTGCTCCTGACGAGCACCTCGGCGCTGACCCGGAGGAAGCCCCTATCGACCTGGAGGGGATGGGCTGGGAGAACGACTTCGGCTCGGGGAAAGGCGACGACACCATCACCAGCGGTATTGAGGGACCGTGGACCCAGACACCAACGATGTGGGACACAACCTTCATCGACAACCTGCTCGACCACGAGTGGGAGCTCGAGGAAGGGCCCGGCGGTGCGTGGCAGTGGACCCCGAAACACGAGGAGATTCAGGACAGCGTCCCCGGCGCCCACGATAGCTCGGAGATGGTGGACCCGATGATGCTGACGACCGACGTGGCCCTGAAGAAGGACCCCGACTACCTCGAGATTATTGAGCGCTTCCAGGAGAACCCCGACGAGTTCCAGGAGGCGTTCGCGAAGGCGTGGTACAAGCTCATCCACCGCGACATGGGCCCGCCCGTTCGATTCCTCGGGCCGGAAGTGCCTGACGAGGAGATGCTCTGGCAGGACCCCGTCCCGGACGCCGACTACGACCTAGTCGACGACGCGGCGGTCGAGGAGCTCAAACAGACGCTGCTCGACTCGGAGCTCTCCCGTTCCCAACTCGCCAAGACGGCGTGGGCGTCCGCGTCCACCTACCGCGACAGCGACAAGCGCGGCGGCGCCAACGGCGCGCGGCTCCGTCTCGAACCCCAGCGCAGCTGGGACGTGAACGAGCCCGAGGAACTGGCGACCGTGCTGGAGACCCTTGAAGGAATCCAGTCTGCGTTCAACGACTCGCGCTCTGACGACGTGCGCGTCTCCCTCGCTGACCTCATCGTGCTCGGCGGCTATGCCGCCGTCGAACAGGCGGCTGCTGCCGCTGGCTACGATGTCGAACTTACCTTCGAGCCCGGACGCACCGATGCCTCACAGGAGCAGACCGACGTGGAGTCGTTCCAGGCGCTCAAACCCCAGGCAGACGGCTTCCGGAACTACATCAGCGACGACGCCGAGCGCTCGGCCGAGGAGCTACTGGTCGACAAGGCAGAACTGCTGAACCTCACAACCAACGAGATGACCGTGCTCGTCGCGGGGATGCGGGAACTCGGTGCGAACTACCAGGAGGCCGACCACGGTGTGTTCACCGACAACCCAGGAACGCTCTCGACTGACTTCTTCGAGACCCTGCTCGATATGGAGTACGAGTGGGAGCCTGTCTCGGACGACGAGTACGAGTTCGAACTCCGTAACCGCGAGACGGGCGACGTCGAACATGAGACAACTCGGTTCGACCTCGTCTTCGGTTCGAACTCTCGACTCCGCGCAATCGCGGAGGTCTACGGTGCTGCGGACGGCGAGGCGCAGTTCGTACAGGAGTTCGCTGACGCGTGGTCGAAGGTCATGCGGAACGACCGCTTCGACCTCGAATAA
- a CDS encoding protein of unknown function DUF159 (PFAM: Protein of unknown function DUF159~KEGG: hvo:HVO_1616 hypothetical protein), giving the protein MCGRTALATDPTVLAERFGVTIREEYTPRYNIAPGDGLLPVRNDQPTCTEELTWGFLPEWAEDSGQGPTPINARCEGIDESNLFADAFASRRCLLLADGFYEWAGPAGRKQPYRIERVDGAPYAYAGLWSRWTGDGAERWTCTILTTEANGTVGEIHDRMPVMLEPGAETTWLDGADPDAWRSVFDPYPDGLLRAYPVSSRVNDSTNDGPGVTEEVGSQSGLEDFGA; this is encoded by the coding sequence ATGTGCGGTCGAACCGCTCTCGCTACCGACCCGACTGTCCTCGCCGAGCGATTTGGCGTCACCATCAGGGAGGAGTACACGCCACGGTACAACATCGCGCCGGGGGACGGCCTGCTGCCAGTTCGAAACGATCAGCCTACCTGCACCGAGGAACTGACGTGGGGGTTCCTCCCGGAGTGGGCCGAGGACTCTGGCCAGGGGCCGACACCAATCAACGCCAGGTGTGAGGGTATCGACGAGAGTAATTTGTTCGCGGACGCGTTCGCCTCGCGACGCTGTCTGTTGCTCGCTGACGGCTTTTACGAGTGGGCTGGCCCAGCGGGACGCAAACAGCCCTACCGAATCGAACGTGTCGACGGCGCGCCCTACGCCTACGCTGGGCTGTGGTCACGGTGGACTGGCGATGGAGCCGAGCGCTGGACCTGTACCATCCTCACCACCGAAGCCAATGGGACTGTTGGGGAGATACACGACCGGATGCCCGTGATGCTCGAACCAGGAGCGGAAACGACGTGGCTGGATGGTGCGGACCCCGACGCGTGGCGCTCGGTGTTTGACCCCTATCCCGACGGCCTGCTGAGAGCGTACCCGGTTTCGAGTCGTGTGAACGACTCCACCAACGACGGGCCGGGCGTTACCGAAGAAGTCGGGAGTCAGTCTGGACTCGAGGATTTCGGCGCGTAG
- a CDS encoding ABC-type transporter, integral membrane subunit (PFAM: Binding-protein-dependent transport systems inner membrane component~KEGG: hvo:HVO_A0337 ABC-type transport system permease protein (probable substrate dipeptides/oligopeptides)) — MAAETSSQRVINQYQRERLRKFGRSIRHNTKAVVGLALIIGLVVLAIVSPMIISEQAANQMNVQDRFAAPSPEHPFGTDNFGRDVFARTLLGVRISLYVGLSSVLISSAVGVPLGGLAGYASGAVDDLIMRTMDILMSFPPILVAMTITAVIGPTLNNAILALGLVYIPYFARVTRSEAISVAQEEFVEAAEALGERDSYILFREVLPNAAAPIIVQASISISFAILAAAGLSFLGLGAQPPTPSWGLMLQQAKQYLAQAPWMAVFPGLGIAITVLGFNLFGDGIRDVLDPNASTELGVTNE, encoded by the coding sequence ATGGCTGCTGAGACCAGTTCCCAACGGGTCATCAACCAGTACCAGCGCGAACGCCTGCGGAAGTTCGGCCGCAGCATCCGCCACAACACGAAGGCGGTTGTCGGGCTCGCTCTGATCATCGGATTGGTCGTGCTCGCAATCGTCTCCCCGATGATCATCTCCGAGCAGGCAGCCAACCAGATGAATGTCCAGGACCGGTTTGCAGCTCCGAGCCCAGAACACCCGTTCGGGACCGACAACTTCGGGCGGGACGTGTTCGCTCGAACGCTCCTTGGGGTGCGTATCAGCCTCTACGTGGGTCTCTCGAGTGTCCTGATTTCCTCGGCCGTCGGCGTCCCTCTCGGCGGGCTCGCCGGCTACGCCAGTGGCGCCGTCGACGACCTCATCATGCGCACGATGGACATCCTGATGAGCTTCCCGCCGATCCTGGTCGCGATGACAATTACGGCCGTCATCGGGCCCACACTCAACAACGCGATCCTGGCGCTGGGGCTAGTCTACATCCCCTACTTCGCTCGCGTCACGCGCTCGGAGGCCATCTCGGTCGCACAGGAGGAGTTCGTCGAAGCCGCCGAAGCGCTCGGCGAGCGCGACTCCTACATCCTGTTCCGAGAGGTGTTGCCGAACGCTGCCGCACCCATTATCGTCCAAGCGAGTATCAGCATCTCCTTCGCGATTCTGGCGGCGGCCGGCCTGTCGTTCCTCGGGCTCGGCGCCCAACCGCCGACGCCCTCGTGGGGACTGATGCTCCAACAGGCGAAGCAGTACCTCGCACAGGCGCCGTGGATGGCGGTCTTCCCGGGACTCGGAATCGCAATTACGGTCCTCGGCTTCAACCTCTTCGGGGACGGCATCCGTGACGTCCTCGACCCGAACGCAAGCACAGAACTTGGGGTGACAAATGAGTAG
- a CDS encoding MOSC domain containing protein (PFAM: Molybdenum cofactor sulfurase, C-terminal; MOSC, N-terminal beta barrel~KEGG: htu:Htur_0072 MOSC domain containing protein), with amino-acid sequence MANLERIQLYPVKGLDGIKVDEIEILPGGTLAFDREFALFDADGEVLNGKRTDRVHALRTEFDPTTTELTVELPDGDSQRFRLDRERSRAERWFSEFFRVELSLERDDTLGYVDRREMGPSVISTATIETVASWFEGLSVDGVRRRLRANLEISGVPAFWEDRFVGENAPALQTGSVQFEGVTPCGRCVVPQRNPDTGELTENFRERFVAKRRETFPEWADNAAFDHYYTTMVIMDVPEADQGEQIDVDSSVDIVPPSS; translated from the coding sequence ATGGCGAATCTCGAGCGGATTCAGCTCTATCCAGTGAAAGGACTCGACGGTATCAAGGTCGACGAAATCGAAATACTGCCTGGCGGGACGCTGGCGTTCGACCGGGAGTTCGCCCTCTTCGATGCCGACGGGGAGGTGCTCAACGGAAAGCGCACCGACCGTGTTCACGCCCTCAGAACGGAGTTCGATCCAACCACCACCGAACTGACGGTGGAGCTCCCGGATGGCGACAGCCAGCGGTTTCGGCTCGACCGAGAACGGAGTCGGGCCGAACGGTGGTTCAGCGAATTCTTCAGGGTTGAACTCTCGTTGGAGCGTGATGACACGCTGGGGTACGTCGACCGTCGGGAGATGGGCCCATCAGTCATCAGCACCGCAACTATCGAGACGGTCGCCTCGTGGTTCGAAGGGCTCTCCGTGGACGGGGTTCGACGGCGTCTCCGAGCGAATCTGGAAATCTCCGGCGTCCCAGCGTTCTGGGAGGACCGGTTTGTCGGCGAGAACGCTCCGGCACTCCAAACCGGGTCGGTCCAGTTTGAGGGGGTGACACCGTGTGGGCGATGCGTCGTCCCACAGCGAAACCCGGACACTGGGGAACTGACTGAAAATTTCCGTGAGCGGTTCGTGGCGAAGCGTCGGGAGACGTTCCCCGAGTGGGCTGACAACGCGGCGTTCGATCACTACTACACGACGATGGTCATCATGGATGTGCCGGAAGCCGACCAAGGGGAGCAGATCGATGTGGATAGTTCAGTCGACATCGTTCCTCCTTCCTCCTAG
- a CDS encoding histidine kinase (KEGG: hut:Huta_1571 multi-sensor signal transduction histidine kinase~PFAM: ATP-binding region, ATPase-like; Signal transduction histidine kinase, subgroup 1, dimerisation/phosphoacceptor region~SMART: ATP-binding region, ATPase-like; Signal transduction histidine kinase, subgroup 1, dimerisation/phosphoacceptor region) — protein MVAGAPTFTPGNSLAWDAFDAGEVRTYEDLWNVPERYNRDTKIRSEIIVPLGEQGIFITGSTEPREFSKADMELFRILGATVEAALVRATREQQLRRQNDRLEEFADVLAHDLRNPLTTAQGFLELSRESGDPDQFERVESAHDRIGQLIDDLLTLARSETVVTAAESVDIAEATEEAWLLVDTDGASLQLADPPTADADPGRLRQLFENLFRNAVEHGSTSSQTQSDDAVEHGPTSSRPSADHTLEAKTDGKAGCLTVTIGARSDGEGFYVEDDGVGIPEKHRDGVLDHGVSFSDDGTGFGLSIVADIARAHDWSLSIRESDAGGARFEFGPKRHQQNA, from the coding sequence ATGGTTGCGGGCGCACCAACGTTTACTCCCGGCAACAGCCTCGCGTGGGACGCATTCGACGCCGGCGAGGTGCGTACCTACGAGGACCTCTGGAACGTGCCCGAGCGCTACAATCGCGACACAAAAATCCGCAGCGAAATCATCGTCCCGCTCGGGGAGCAAGGCATCTTTATCACCGGCTCGACCGAGCCCCGTGAGTTCTCGAAAGCCGACATGGAGCTCTTTCGCATCCTCGGCGCGACCGTCGAGGCGGCGCTGGTCAGGGCAACCCGCGAACAGCAGCTCCGCCGACAGAACGATCGCCTCGAGGAGTTCGCCGACGTGCTCGCTCACGACCTACGAAACCCGCTCACGACCGCACAGGGCTTTCTGGAGTTGAGTCGCGAGTCCGGTGACCCTGACCAGTTCGAACGGGTCGAAAGCGCCCACGACCGTATCGGGCAGCTCATCGACGACCTACTGACGCTGGCCCGGAGCGAGACGGTAGTCACTGCCGCGGAATCCGTCGATATCGCCGAGGCCACCGAGGAGGCCTGGCTGCTGGTCGATACCGACGGGGCCTCTCTCCAGTTGGCGGACCCACCGACGGCCGACGCCGATCCCGGTCGCCTCCGGCAGCTGTTCGAGAACCTCTTCCGGAACGCAGTCGAGCATGGCTCGACGAGCAGTCAGACACAGTCTGACGACGCCGTGGAACACGGTCCCACGAGCAGTCGGCCATCGGCCGACCACACCCTTGAAGCGAAAACAGACGGCAAGGCCGGGTGCCTCACCGTCACTATCGGCGCTCGCTCAGACGGCGAAGGCTTCTACGTCGAGGACGACGGCGTCGGCATCCCCGAGAAGCACCGGGATGGCGTACTCGACCACGGCGTCAGCTTCAGCGACGACGGGACCGGATTTGGCCTCTCAATCGTCGCGGACATCGCACGGGCCCACGACTGGAGCCTCTCGATTCGAGAGAGCGATGCCGGTGGTGCCCGGTTCGAGTTCGGCCCGAAGCGCCACCAGCAGAACGCCTAA
- a CDS encoding oligopeptide/dipeptide ABC transporter, ATPase subunit (TIGRFAM: Oligopeptide/dipeptide ABC transporter, ATP-binding protein, C-terminal~PFAM: ABC transporter-like; Oligopeptide/dipeptide ABC transporter, C-terminal~KEGG: hvo:HVO_A0336 ABC-type transport system ATP-binding protein (probable substrate dipeptides/oligopeptides)~SMART: ATPase, AAA+ type, core) produces MSSYSTPTTNSSGESTTDDQNDRLLTVQGLETVFRTEEGVVHAVDNVDLHLDHGEIVGLVGESGAGKSATAESILRLIESPGEITGGTVDYKGEDVLSMNEKELRRFRGTDAGMVFQDPTGTLNPTMTVGKQVAEAVRSNDPSLSGSDVKQRSIEIMERVGIPNASARYNEYPHQFSGGQKQRIVFGIAIASEPDLLVADEPTTALDVTIQAQILDLLVELRDEFGMSVLFITHDLGVVREVCDRVLVMYAGSVVESGRVESMFAEPRHPYTKGLLASNPGLDADVIDTERAATDRLRVIEGSMPDLTGTDFRGCKYADRCPGATEDCRSAHPPLEQLELDDGTREVACYRHESIDEMEYTYDHEPRTLSWREGATAPDSTPGVPDNPQANGASDTPVLAAEGLKKHFETGNIIDNLLGRGETVRAVDGIDIEISAGETLGLVGESGCGKSTAARAVLKLLEPTAGTVVYQGKDITAASKDELRGIRRDLQVVFQNPQSSLNPRRTVGQIVRRPMKLHGLADADERHERARELITEVGLDERHLERRPGDLSGGQQQRVAIARALAVNPELIVLDEPVSGLDVSVQAQILNLLSDLQDDLGLSYLFISHNLSVIEHVCDRVSVMYLGELVETGTTEEVFGPPFNPYTEALLSAIPGRADADDRIILEGDVPDPSNVPSGCRFHPRCPHKIGDVCEEEVPEVHEPTDGHGIKCHLLREEYRDRVDWDDI; encoded by the coding sequence ATGAGTAGTTACAGCACACCGACGACCAACAGCAGCGGCGAATCGACGACCGACGACCAGAACGACCGACTCCTCACAGTCCAGGGGCTCGAAACCGTCTTCCGGACCGAAGAAGGTGTCGTCCATGCGGTCGACAACGTCGACCTTCACCTCGACCACGGGGAAATCGTCGGGCTCGTCGGCGAGTCCGGGGCGGGCAAGAGCGCGACCGCCGAATCCATTCTCCGGCTCATCGAGTCACCCGGCGAGATCACCGGCGGAACGGTCGATTACAAAGGCGAGGACGTGCTCTCGATGAACGAAAAGGAGCTCCGACGGTTCCGCGGTACCGACGCGGGGATGGTGTTCCAAGATCCGACAGGGACGCTGAACCCGACGATGACCGTCGGCAAGCAGGTGGCCGAAGCAGTCCGCAGCAACGACCCCTCCCTTTCGGGAAGCGATGTCAAACAGCGCTCCATCGAGATCATGGAGCGGGTCGGCATTCCGAACGCGAGCGCCCGCTACAACGAATATCCACACCAGTTCTCGGGCGGGCAGAAACAGCGCATCGTCTTCGGCATCGCCATCGCGAGCGAGCCGGACCTGCTCGTCGCCGACGAGCCGACCACCGCACTCGACGTGACGATTCAGGCCCAAATCCTCGACCTGCTCGTCGAACTCCGCGACGAGTTCGGGATGAGCGTCCTGTTCATCACCCACGATCTCGGCGTTGTCCGCGAAGTGTGCGACCGCGTGTTGGTGATGTACGCCGGTAGCGTCGTCGAGTCAGGACGCGTGGAATCGATGTTCGCCGAGCCGCGCCACCCCTACACGAAAGGGCTTCTCGCGAGCAACCCCGGACTCGACGCCGACGTAATCGACACCGAGCGTGCCGCCACAGACCGCCTTCGAGTAATCGAGGGGTCGATGCCCGACCTGACCGGCACCGACTTCCGCGGCTGTAAGTACGCCGACCGGTGTCCTGGCGCCACCGAGGACTGTCGCAGTGCCCATCCACCCCTCGAACAGCTGGAACTCGACGACGGAACCCGCGAAGTCGCCTGCTACCGTCACGAGTCCATCGACGAGATGGAGTACACCTACGACCACGAGCCTCGCACCCTCTCGTGGCGCGAGGGGGCAACCGCTCCAGATTCGACACCAGGCGTCCCAGATAACCCGCAAGCGAATGGGGCGAGTGACACCCCCGTCCTCGCAGCTGAGGGTCTGAAGAAACACTTCGAAACAGGCAACATCATCGACAACCTCCTCGGCCGGGGCGAGACGGTCAGAGCCGTCGACGGTATCGATATCGAAATCAGCGCCGGGGAGACGCTCGGACTCGTGGGCGAGTCCGGCTGCGGGAAATCCACGGCCGCACGTGCCGTGTTGAAACTGCTCGAACCCACCGCCGGTACCGTGGTCTATCAGGGAAAGGACATCACAGCTGCCTCGAAAGACGAGCTTCGGGGAATCCGCCGCGACCTGCAGGTGGTGTTCCAGAACCCTCAGTCGAGTCTCAACCCCCGACGCACCGTCGGACAGATCGTTCGCCGGCCGATGAAGCTGCACGGCCTTGCCGACGCCGACGAGCGTCACGAGCGAGCACGTGAGCTCATCACGGAGGTCGGACTCGACGAACGACACCTCGAACGCCGGCCCGGCGACCTCTCGGGCGGCCAGCAACAGCGTGTCGCCATCGCCCGCGCCCTCGCGGTGAACCCCGAGCTCATCGTGCTCGACGAACCCGTCTCCGGGCTTGACGTCTCGGTCCAAGCCCAGATCCTCAACCTTCTCTCGGACCTGCAGGACGACCTCGGGCTGTCGTATCTGTTCATTAGCCACAACCTCTCGGTCATTGAACATGTCTGTGATCGGGTTTCGGTGATGTATCTCGGCGAACTGGTCGAGACCGGGACGACCGAGGAGGTGTTCGGACCACCGTTCAACCCCTACACAGAAGCGCTCCTGTCGGCGATTCCCGGCCGCGCCGACGCGGACGACCGCATCATCCTCGAAGGCGACGTCCCCGACCCCTCGAACGTGCCATCGGGCTGTCGATTCCATCCGCGGTGTCCGCACAAAATCGGCGACGTCTGTGAAGAGGAGGTGCCGGAGGTCCACGAACCGACCGACGGCCACGGTATCAAATGCCACCTGCTGCGTGAGGAGTACCGCGACCGCGTCGACTGGGACGATATCTGA
- a CDS encoding nuclease (SNase domain-containing protein) (manually curated~PFAM: Staphylococcal nuclease (SNase-like); Excalibur calcium-binding domain~KEGG: hje:HacjB3_11930 nuclease (SNase domain protein)~SMART: Staphylococcal nuclease (SNase-like)) codes for MIDGDTMEARFPNGEIDTLRLLGVDTPETTYSNVNPDEFESIPNDVAGRDHLFNWGEKAEEFAAQQLDGKTVKIAVDPQADRRGYYGRLLVYIYVDGENFNKQLLADGYARMYDSSFTKRNDFQGIEATAQANHVGLWDFGGPVTTTASTTESSISGPNIPPLPPDGDYNCGDFDTHDQAQWVLEATPGDPHRLDGDGDGIACESLP; via the coding sequence GTGATCGACGGGGACACAATGGAGGCTCGGTTCCCTAATGGAGAGATTGACACGCTCCGGCTCCTGGGAGTCGATACTCCCGAGACTACGTACAGCAACGTAAACCCGGATGAGTTTGAGAGTATCCCGAACGATGTCGCTGGCCGTGATCACCTGTTCAACTGGGGCGAGAAGGCGGAGGAATTCGCGGCCCAACAGCTCGATGGGAAGACGGTCAAGATCGCAGTTGACCCACAGGCTGATCGTCGTGGGTACTACGGCCGCCTCTTGGTCTACATCTACGTCGACGGGGAGAACTTCAACAAGCAGCTGCTTGCCGATGGCTATGCCCGGATGTACGATAGCTCGTTTACGAAACGAAATGACTTCCAGGGGATAGAGGCCACTGCCCAAGCTAACCACGTCGGTCTCTGGGACTTCGGTGGGCCAGTAACAACTACCGCTTCAACTACGGAATCGAGTATCAGTGGACCCAACATCCCACCCCTCCCACCCGATGGGGATTACAACTGTGGGGACTTCGACACCCATGACCAGGCACAGTGGGTTCTTGAGGCCACTCCGGGAGATCCACATCGGCTTGATGGTGATGGAGACGGGATCGCTTGTGAATCGCTTCCGTAG
- a CDS encoding hypothetical protein (KEGG: hma:rrnAC1666 hypothetical protein), with product MMLPTHALVGVAIATPMLVLAPEHATVALIGGLVGGILPDLDLYAGHRRTLHYPTGYVLAAIPAVVGALLLGTPVLIGLSFLLLAAALHCQMDRYGGGLELRPWEGHSDRAVYDHARGRWRRPKRWVRYDGAPEDVLLMTGVALPLLFVLESPFRPVVVAALVAGGVYGLLRRRLAALAPTVVAKVPEPIVEHVPERYRR from the coding sequence ATGATGCTTCCGACACACGCACTGGTGGGAGTCGCCATCGCGACACCCATGTTGGTGCTGGCCCCGGAGCACGCAACGGTCGCCCTGATCGGCGGCCTCGTCGGCGGGATTCTGCCGGATCTCGATCTCTACGCTGGCCATCGCCGGACCCTCCACTACCCGACGGGCTACGTACTCGCTGCCATCCCTGCGGTCGTCGGGGCGCTACTGCTCGGCACACCGGTACTGATTGGCCTGAGCTTCCTGCTGTTGGCTGCCGCCCTGCACTGTCAGATGGACCGGTACGGCGGCGGGCTTGAACTCCGCCCGTGGGAGGGTCACTCCGACCGAGCGGTGTACGACCACGCCCGTGGTCGCTGGCGCCGACCCAAACGCTGGGTTCGCTACGACGGTGCCCCGGAGGACGTGCTCCTGATGACTGGAGTCGCACTCCCGCTGCTGTTCGTCCTGGAGTCCCCGTTCCGGCCAGTCGTCGTCGCTGCGCTCGTCGCGGGTGGGGTCTACGGCCTGCTTCGCCGCCGGCTCGCCGCGCTGGCGCCGACTGTCGTCGCGAAGGTGCCCGAGCCAATCGTCGAACACGTCCCGGAGCGCTACCGCCGGTAG
- a CDS encoding Thioredoxin domain-containing protein (PFAM: Thioredoxin domain~KEGG: hvo:HVO_2786 thioredoxin): MDAMEKPIRLSDREELDGLLEREDRVLVDFYTQGCTLCQSLEPVLGNVARETDATVAMLNPRDALGVVEEFNIRSVPTLVFFEDSEPVDRLAEGFQGTDAVLSFVDG; the protein is encoded by the coding sequence ATGGACGCGATGGAGAAACCGATTCGGCTGTCGGACCGTGAAGAACTCGACGGGCTACTCGAGCGGGAGGACCGCGTACTGGTGGATTTCTACACGCAAGGCTGTACGCTCTGTCAGAGTCTCGAGCCGGTGCTGGGCAACGTCGCCCGGGAGACTGACGCCACGGTTGCGATGCTCAACCCACGGGATGCCCTCGGCGTGGTCGAGGAGTTCAACATCCGGAGCGTGCCCACGCTCGTTTTCTTTGAAGATAGTGAGCCGGTCGACCGCCTCGCCGAGGGGTTCCAAGGCACTGATGCAGTGCTCTCGTTCGTCGACGGCTGA